The following coding sequences lie in one Phalacrocorax aristotelis chromosome 4, bGulAri2.1, whole genome shotgun sequence genomic window:
- the CCT7 gene encoding T-complex protein 1 subunit eta encodes MMPTPVILLKEGTDTSQGIPQLVSNINACQVIAEAVRTTLGPRGMDKLIVDDRGKATISNDGATILKLLDVVHPAAKTLVDIAKSQDAEVGDGTTSVTLLAAEFLKQVKPYVEEGLHPQIIIRAFRTATQLAVNKIKDIAVAVKKEDRDEQRSLLEKCAATALSSKLISQSKEFFSKMVVDAVMMLDDLLQLKMIGIKKVQGGALEDSQLVAGVAFKKTFSYAGFEMQPKKYQSPKIALLNVELELKAEKDNAEVRVNTVEDYQAIVDAEWNILYDKLDKIHKSGAKVVLSKLPIGDVATQYFADRDMFCAGRVPEEDLKRTMMACGGSIQTSVNALSDDVLGRCELFEETQIGGERYNFFTGCPKAKTCTIILRGGAEQFMEETERSLHDAIMIVRRAIKNDSVVAGGGAIEMELSKYLRDYSRTIPGKQQLLIGAYAKALEIIPRQLCDNAGFDATNILNKLRARHAQGGMWYGVDVNNEDIADNFEACVWEPAIVRINALTAASEAACLIVSVDETIKNPRSSVEAAPSGRGRGRGRPHNH; translated from the exons ATGATG CCAACACCAGTTATCCTGCTGAAGGAGGGGACGGACACCTCGCAGGGGATCCCCCAGCTCGTCAGCAACATCAATGCCTGCCAGGTTATCGCAGAAGCCGTGCGCACCACCCTGGGGCCACGGGGCATGGACAAGCTCATTGTGGATGACCGGG GCAAAGCCACTATCTCTAATGATGGTGCCACCATCCTGAAGCTTCTCGATGTTGTCCATCCGGCTGCAAAGACGTTAGTGGACATCGCCAAATCTCAAGATGCAGAG GTTGGTGATGGTACCACGTCCGTAACTCTGCTCGCTGCTGAGTTCCTGAAACAGGTGAAGCCTTACGTGGAAGAAGGCCTCCATCCTCAAATCATCATCCGTGCCTTCCGCACAGCAACGCAGCTG GCTGTAAACAAGATCAAAGACATCGCTGTtgcagtgaagaaggaagatAGAGA tgAGCAGAGGAGCCTGCTGGAGAAGTGTGCAGCCACAGCCCTGAGCTCTAAGCTGATCTCCCAGAGCAAGGAGTTCTTCTCCAAGATGGTCGTAGATGCTGTCATGATGCTAGATGACTTGTTACAACTCAAAATGATTGGAATAAAGAAGGTGCAAGGAGGTGCTTTGGAA GACTCTCAGCTGGTGGCCGGAGTTGCCTTTAAGAAGACATTCTCTTACGCCGGGTTTGAAATGCAACCCAAGAAGTATCAGTCTCCCAAGATCGCCTTGCTGAATGTAGAGCTGGAGCTCAAAGCTGAGAAGGACAATGCCGAAGTCAGAGTAAACACAGTGGAG GATTACCAGGCCATTGTGGATGCCGAGTGGAACATCTTGTATGACAAACTAGACAAAATCCACAAGTCGGGAGCCAAAGTCGTCCTGTCCAAACTTCCCATCGGAGATGTGGCTACTCAGTACTTTGCAGACAGAGACATGTTTTGTGCTGGCCGTGTCCCCGAAGAAGATCTCAAGCGAACTATGATG GCCTGCGGCGGCTCCATTCAGACTAGTGTCAATGCCCTGTCAGATGATGTTCTGGGCCGATGCGAACTCTTTGAGGAGACTCAGATTGGAGGAGAGAG GTATAACTTCTTCACAGGCTGCCCGAAGGCAAAGACTTGCACGATAATCCTGCGAGGGGGTGCGGAGCAGTTCATGGAAGAGACGGAACGGTCCCTGCACGATGCCATCATGATAGTCAGGAGAGCAATCAAG AACGACTCGGTTGTTGCCGGCGGTGGTGCGATAGAGATGGAGCTTTCCAAATACCTGCGGGACTATTCCAGGACCATTCCGggcaagcagcagctgctgataGGTGCTTACGCTAAAGCCCTCGAGATCATTCCCCGCCAGCTCTGCGACAACGCTGGCTTTGATGCCACCAACATACTGAACAAGCTCCGAGCCAGGCACGCGCAG GGAGGTATGTGGTACGGTGTGGACGTGAACAACGAGGACATCGCCGATAACTTCGAGGCCTGTGTGTGGGAGCCGGCCATCGTGCGCATCAACGCGCTGACGGCAGCCTCCGAGGCCGCCTGCCTCATCGTCTCCGTGGATGAAACCATCAAGAACCCCCGTTCCAGCGTGGAAGCCGCGCCcagcggccggggccggggccgaggCCGACCCCACAACCACTGA
- the PRADC1 gene encoding protease-associated domain-containing protein 1 isoform X2, protein MVAGRGRDAGRGGAAMLRRSLWLCICLCSCPARGLRIHEYLYFQVLSPGDIRYIFTATPAKDFGGVFNTRYDQIHLVPADPPEACGELNNGVFIQDQIALVERGGCSFLSKTRVIQENGGRAVIIADNAYDNDSFYIEMIQDSTRRTADIPALFLLGRDGRAHHLFIRPGT, encoded by the exons ATGgtcgcggggcgggggcgggacGCTGGCCGCGGCGGCGCAGCCATGCTCCGCCGGTCGCTCTGGCTCTGCAtctgcctctgctcctgcccgGCCCGCG GTTTACGCATCCATGAATACTTGTATTTCCAAGTGCTGAGCCCTGGAGACATCCGCTACATCTTCACTGCCACGCCAGCCAAGGATTTTGGCGGTGTGTTT AATACAAGGTACGACCAGATCCACCTGGTGCCGGCAGATCCCCCCGAAGCCTGTGGAGAGCTGAATAATGGCGTCTTCATCCAGGACCAGATCGCCTTGGTGGAGAGGGG GGGTTGCTCATTCCTGTCAAAGACGCGTGTGATCCAGGAGAATGGTGGACGTGCGGTGATTATCGCGGATAATGCATACGATAACGACAGCTTCTACATCGAGATGATCCAGGACAGCACCAGACGGACAGCTGACATCCCTGCGCTCTTCCTGCTGGGCAGGGACGG GCGTGCCCATCACCTCTTTATCCGCCCAGGTACATGA
- the PRADC1 gene encoding protease-associated domain-containing protein 1 isoform X1, which produces MVAGRGRDAGRGGAAMLRRSLWLCICLCSCPARGLRIHEYLYFQVLSPGDIRYIFTATPAKDFGGVFNTRYDQIHLVPADPPEACGELNNGVFIQDQIALVERGGCSFLSKTRVIQENGGRAVIIADNAYDNDSFYIEMIQDSTRRTADIPALFLLGRDGYMIRRSLEQHGLPWAVISIPVNVTSIPTYEMMQPPWTFW; this is translated from the exons ATGgtcgcggggcgggggcgggacGCTGGCCGCGGCGGCGCAGCCATGCTCCGCCGGTCGCTCTGGCTCTGCAtctgcctctgctcctgcccgGCCCGCG GTTTACGCATCCATGAATACTTGTATTTCCAAGTGCTGAGCCCTGGAGACATCCGCTACATCTTCACTGCCACGCCAGCCAAGGATTTTGGCGGTGTGTTT AATACAAGGTACGACCAGATCCACCTGGTGCCGGCAGATCCCCCCGAAGCCTGTGGAGAGCTGAATAATGGCGTCTTCATCCAGGACCAGATCGCCTTGGTGGAGAGGGG GGGTTGCTCATTCCTGTCAAAGACGCGTGTGATCCAGGAGAATGGTGGACGTGCGGTGATTATCGCGGATAATGCATACGATAACGACAGCTTCTACATCGAGATGATCCAGGACAGCACCAGACGGACAGCTGACATCCCTGCGCTCTTCCTGCTGGGCAGGGACGG GTACATGATCAGACGCTCGCTGGAGCAGCACGGACTCCCCTGGGCTGTCATCTCCATTCCCGTCAACGTCACCAGCATCCCCACGTACGAAATGATGCAGCCCCCCTGGACCTTCTGGTAG
- the SMYD5 gene encoding protein-lysine N-trimethyltransferase SMYD5: MAAAAGDVCGAVPGGRAGAGAAAEARFISSAKGKGLFATKNIRKGETVFVERPVVSSQFLWNALYNYRACDHCLRALETAEENAQRLLGKSSLVLPYPEQCSIRKDLHQQCPRCQVTYCSAECRQAALEQYHQVLCLGPSRDDPTHPLNKLQEAWRNMHYPPETSSIMLMARMVATVKQAKDKEWWIKAFSQFCSKTANEEEEIVHKLLGDKFKGQLELLRLLFTEALYDEHLSRWFTPEGFRSLFALVGTNGQGIGTSSLSQWVHACDALDLPMLQREELDAFIDQLYKDIEKESGEFLNCEGSGLYVLQSCCNHSCIPNAETSFPENNFLLHLTALEDIEAGEEICISYLDCCQRERSRHSRNKILRENYLFTCSCPKCLAQADDADVTSDEEEEGEGETDDAELEDEMTDV; this comes from the exons AtggccgccgcggcgggggacGTGTGCGGCGCCGTGCCGGGGGGCCGCgctggggccggggctgcggcggAGGCGCGGTTCATTAGCAGCGCCAAG GGGAAAGGTTTGTTCGCCACCAAGAACATCCGCAAAGGTGAAACCGTCTTCGTGGAGAGGCCGGTGGTGTCGTCCCAGTTCCTCTGGAACGCCTTGTACAACTACCGAG CTTGCGATCACTGTCTGCGGGCTTTGGAGACGGCGGAGGAGAATGCCCAGCGGCTGCTGGGGAAGAGCTCGCTGGTGCTGCCTTACCCGGAGCAGTGCAGCATCCGGAAAGACCTGCACCAGCAGTGTCCCCGGTGCCAG GTGACGTACTGCAGCGCTGAATGCAGGCAGGCCGCTTTGGAGCAGTACCACCAGGTCCTCTGCCTTGGCCCATCCCGTGATGACCCCACGCACCCCCTCAACAAGCTGCAGGAGGCATGGAG AAACATGCATTATCCACCAGAGACTTCCAGCATCATGTTGATGGCCCGGATGGTCGCCACCGTCAAACAG GCTAAAGACAAGGAGTGGTGGATCAAGGCCTTCTCCCAGTTCTGCAGTAAGACAGCAAATGAAGAAGAGGAGATTGTGCACAAGCTGCTAGGGGACAAATTTAAG ggccagctggagctgctgcggTTGCTCTTCACCGAAGCCCTTTACGACGAACATCTCAGCAGG TGGTTCACTCCAGAAGGCTTTCGATCTCTCTTTGCCCTCGTTGGGACCAATGGCCAAGGCATAGGAACCAG CTCTCTGAGCCAGTGGGTGCACGCTTGCGATGCGCTGGACCTCCCCATGCTGCAGCGAGAGGAGCTGGATGCCTTCATTGACCAGCTCTACAAGGACATCGAGAAGG AGTCGGGAGAGTTCCTCAACTGCGAGGGATCAGGTCTCTATGTGCTCCAGAGCTGCT GTAACCACAGCTGCATCCCCAATGCCGAAACATCCTTCCCAGAAAACAACTTCCTCCTGCATCTGACGGCTCTGGAGGACATCGAAGCAGGAGAG GAAATCTGCATCAGTTATTTAGACTGCTGTCAGAGGGAGCGGAGCAGACACAGCCGCAACAAGATACTCAG gGAGAACTATTTGTTTACCTGCTCGTGTCCCAAGTGCCTAGCGCAAGCCGATGATGCCGACGTGACTTCGGACGAAGAAGAGGAGGGTGAAGGGGAGACGGATGATGCTGAGCTGGAGGATGAGATGACTGACGTTTGA